CGCTTCTGGCAGGGCGACAAGGCGGCGCTGCGCACGCTGCACGAGGTCGTCGAGACGGTGACGCAGCTGATGGCCCCGCTGACCCCGTTCATCACCGAGCGGGTGTGGCAGGACCTGATCGTTCCGGTCACTCCGGGTGCCCCGGAGTCGGTCCACCTGTCGACCTGGCCCGAGGCGGACCTCACCGCCATCGACCCGGAGCTGTCGAAGCAGATGGTCCTGGTGCGCCGGCTCGTGGAGCTGGGCCGTGCCACGCGCGCGGAGTCGGGCGTCAAGACCCGTCAGCCGCTGTCCCGCGCCCTGATCGCGGCGACGGGCTTCGACGCGCTGGACTCCGAACTGCGCACGCAGATCACGGAGGAACTGAACGTCGAGTCCCTGGCGACGCTGAGCGAGGTCGGCGGCTCCCTGGTCGACACCACCGCGAAGGCCAACTTCCGCGCGCTGGGAAAGCGGTTCGGCAAGCGCGTCCAGGACGTGGCCAAGGCCGTCGCGAACGCGGACGCGGCCGCGCTGTCCCTGGCCCTGCGCGAGGGCACGGCGTCGGTGGAGGTCGACGGCGAGACCATCACGCTCGCTCCCGACGAGGTGATCATCACGGAGACGCCGCGCGAGGGCTGGTCGGTGGCGTCCGACGCGGGTGCGACGGTCGCCCTGGATCTGGAGATCACGGAGGAGCTCCGCCGTGCGGGCCTGGCCCGTGACGCGATCCGCCTGATCCAGGAGGCCCGCAAGAACAGCGGCCTCGACGTGGCCGACCGCATCGCACTGCGCTGGATGGCCACGGACCCGGCGACGGTCGCGGCCCTCACCGACCACGCCGACCTGATCGCCGACGAGGTCCTGGCGACGGACTTCGCCCAGGGCGACGCGGACGACAGCTACGGCAGCCCGTTCACGGACGAGGGCCTGACGCTGACGTTCCGCCTGCGCAAGGCGTAACCCACAGGGCGTAACCACAGACCGAAGGCCCGGACCCGCCAAAGATCTTGGTGGGTCCGGGCCTTCGGCGTTGCGTGCGCACGAACACGGTTGCGTACGCACGAACGCGGTTGCTGTGCACGAGCGCGTGCGGCAGAAGGGCGGGGCCCCGGGTTCAACCCGGGGCCCCGCCCTGAACGCTGCCGACGTCTACGCCGTACTACTGGCCATCAGGCCGTCAGTTGTCATCCTCGTCGATCAGGAAGCCCCGCATGGGCGAGGGCGCCTGACCCATAGGCGACGGGCCCTGCGGACGCACCGGCGCCATCGGCTGGGTCATCGCCGGGGACATCTGCTGCTGACCGCCGTAGGACGGACCGGACTGCGAGGGGCCGCCGCCCATCGTCTGGTTGCCACCGCCGTACGACGGGGCACTCGCGCCGGCCGGTGCCATGGAAGGCGCCGGGGACGGCGGGAGGGAGGCGGTCGCCGGAGTACGCGGCGGGGCCAGCGAGTCGTCGGCCTGGGTCTCCAGCTGGCGCAGCTGCGACTCCAGGTACGACTTCAGGCGCGTGCGGTACTCGCGCTCGAAGCCGCGCAGGTCCTCGACCTTGCGCTCCAGCGTGGCGCGGGCGGACTCCAGGGAGCCCATCGCGACGCGGTGCTTCTCCTGCGCGTCCCGCTCCAGGGCATCGGCCTTGGCACGGGCGTCACGCTCCAGACCCTCGGCACGCGAACGCGCCTCGCCGACGATCTTGTTGGCTTCGGAACGGGCCTCGGCGATCGCCTGGTCGGCGGTCTGCTGGGCCAGCGAGAGGACACGGGCGGCGCTGTCGCCACCGGGGCCTCCTTGACCGGGGCCGCCCATCGGACCGCCCATGGGGCCGCCCATCGGACCACCCATCTGCTGCTGCATGGGGGGCTGCCCCATCGGGCCGGGACCGCCCGGACCCTGGCCCATCGGGCCGGGACCCTGCGGGCCACCCTGACCGCCGGGACCGGCGGGCAGCTGCGGGGCACCGCTCGGCAGCTGGGGCGGACCACCCATGGGGCCACCCATCTGCTGCTGCGGCGGGCCCGATATGCCGGCGGGTACGGGACCACCAGGACCGCGCATGCCCTGCTGCTGCTGTTGCTGCTGCTGATCCTGCTGCTCCGGAGGCTTGCGCATGTTCTGCTGATTCTGGGCAGCAGCACGCGTCGCCGCGGCCAGCTTGGCGCGCAGGTCCTCGTTCTCGCGGAGCAGGCGGGTCAGTTCGGCTTCGACCTCGTCGAGGAAGGCATCGACCTCGTCCTCGTCATAGCCTTCTCGGAGGCGGACGGTCGTGAACTGCTTGTTCCGCACGTCCTCGGGGGTCAACGGCATCTCTTCACCTCAACGTAGTCGTCGGCATTCGGCAAGACCGTAGTTCACATCGCTCACAGCCGGCTCACGATCGAGATCAGGATGTAGACGATGATCATCAGCACGAAGAAGGACAGGTCGAGCGCCACGCCCCCGAGACGCAGCGGCGGAATGAACCGCCGCAGAAGCTTGAGCGGTGGATCCGTGACAGTGTAGGTGGCCTCCAGAACGACCACCATCGCCTTGCCTGGTTGCCATGAGCGGGCGAACTGGAAGACGTAGTCCATGACCAACCGGAAGATGAGCACGATGAGGAAGCACATCAGCGCGATGTAGACGACATCCAGTACCACGCTCATGACCTCTTGCTTCCCTCTCCCCTGTGCCCTGCTGTTCCTGCTGCTTCCGGTGTTACGTCTCAGCTCTGGTTGAAGAACCCGCCCTCTGCGATGCGGGCCTTGTCCTCCGCCGTGACATCGACGTTAGCAGGCGACAACAGGAACACCTTCTGCGTCACCCGCTCGATACTGCCGTGAAGACCAAACACCAAACCGGCCGCAAAGTCGACAAGTCGCTTCGCATCTGTGTCATCCATCTCAGTCAGATTCATGATCACCGGGGTGCCCTCACGGAAGTGTTCCCCGATGGTACGGGCCTCGTTGTAGGTCCGTGGGTGGAGCGTGGTGATCCGGTAAGGCTCTCGTTCGGACACGACCTTGGGCATGATCACCGGTGCGTTCTTCTCCAGACTTGCGCGTTCTTGTGTGATGGATGCCACGGGCGCGATGCGCGCCGGGCGGCCGGATTCCGCGGGTAGCGAAGCGGAACGGGCGGCCGGTTCACGAGGTGCGGACGGCTGTACGACTCGTACCTCTTCGTCCCTTTGGGGCTGATGTGAGCCGTGCGGCTGGTGGGACGGCTCGTGCCGTCGGTGGTCCCGCTCGGGCTCCGGGTCCAGTTCGGGTTCGAAGTCGTCGTCGGGGTCGAATCCGCGGCCGTCGTACCCATCGTCCTCCACGAGGCCGAGGTAGACCGCCATCTTGCGCATCGCGCCGGCCATGCTCTGAGTCCTCCGCTCTGTGGTGGATCGGCTGACGACTGCCAAGTGCCCGCGATCCACGAGGTCCTTGAATCCGCCTATCGGCGGCAATGACCATATTTTCTGCTGTGGTCCGACTTCCTGGCGACGTTACCCGAGCCTGGGGCGGACTCCGAGTACCGCGCTGCCGACGCGCACATGTGTCGCTCCGGCCGCCACGGCCTGTTCGAGGTCCGCACTCATCCCTGCCGAGACCATGGTGGCAGCCGGATGACTCCGGCGCAGGTCGGTCGACAAATCCATCAACCGCCCGAACGCCGCCTGTTCGCGTCCCGCGTACTCCCCGGTGAGCGGTGCGACGGTCATCAGTCCGGCGAGCCGCAGTCCCGGTGCCTCGGCGACGAGGTCGGCCAACTCTTCGATTCCCGCGGGCGCCACGCCTCCCCGCTCGCCCCGCGCGCTCTCGCCGGCGTCAAGTGCGACCTGGATGAGACACCCGAGCTCGCGTCCGGCGCGGACGGCCTCCTTCGACAGAGCCGTGACGAGCTTGGAACGATCGACGGACTGCACGAAGTCCGCGTATCCGACCACGGATCGCACCTTGTTGGTCTGAAGTTGACCGACAAAATGCCAAGTAAGGGGCAGATCCGAGCAATCGGCGGCCTTCGGTGCCGCGTCCTGGTCGCGGTTCTCGGCGACGTGCCGCACACCGAGTTCCGAGAGGATCCGCACATCGGTCGCGGGATAGGTCTTGGTGACCACGATCAGGGTCACCTCTTCGCGCCCCCGCCCGGCGGCCGCGCACGCGTCGGCGATGCGCCGTTCCACCTTCGCCAGATTCGCGGCGAGTTCGTCCTTGCGGTCCGTCATGCCCATCAGTCCAGCCACACATAACCCGCGAGCCGACCGGTGGTGCGGTCGCGGCGGTACGAGAAGTGATCGTCCGACTCCAGCGTGCACACCGGCGACTGCGCCCGGTCACACACCCCGAGCCGTTCCAGTTGTGCGTGCACTCCGGCGCTCACGTCGACCGCCGGTGTGCCCCAACTCGTCTCGGCGTACGCCGCCGGCTCGATGGCGGACACCTCGGCGCGCATCGCCTCGGGCACTTCGTAACACCGGCCGCAGACGGTGGGGCCGGTGCGGGCGACGATCCGGGACGGCTCGGCGCCCAGGTCCGTCATCGCGCGTAGCGCGGCCGGGACGACTCCGGCGATCATGCCGGGGCGGCCCGCGTGGGCCGCAGCGGCGATCCCGGCGACGGGGTCGGCGAGCAGCACGGGCACGCAGTCGGCGGTGAGCACCGCGAGGGCGAGCCCGCGCCGCGTCGTGACGATCGCGTCGACCGACGGAATATCGGGCGAAGATCCCCACGGCCCGTCCACCACCGCCACGTCGGCCCCGTGCACCTGGTTCATCCAGACCACCCGGTCCGGCTCGACGCCCAGGGACTTGGCGGCCAGTTCGCGGTTGGTGCGTACGGCGTCGGGGTCGTCACCGACCGCCCCGCCGAGATTGAGCTCCTCATACGGAGCGGCGCTCACCCCGCCCCACCGATCGGTGAAGGCGAAGTGGGCGCCGCTCACGCTTTCGCGCTGTCCTATCACGTCAGAAGGATCACTTGAGGAAGTCCGGTACGTCCAGTTCCTCGGCCGCGCTGTCCGAGTAGGTCCGCGGCGCCGGCGGGACCGGCGGGGCGACCGGGATGTCGTTGACCGGCTCCGGAGCGGGCTCCGGGTCCTCCTTCGGGGTCACGCTGCCGAGCGAACCGAAGGACGGGCGGGACTCGGTCTGCCGTGCCGGGGCCGGCTCCTCGCGCTTGACCGAGGACGAGCCGAGGACGTTGTCCCGCTTGGAAGGCGGCTGGCCGCCGTCGAAACCGGCCGCGATCACGGTGACCCGGACCTCGTCGCCCAGGGCGTCGTCGATCACCGCGCCGAAGATGATGTTGGCCTCGGGGTGGGCGGCCTCGCTCACCAGCTGGGCGGCCTCGTTGATCTCGAACAGGCCGAGGTCCGAACCACCGGAGATGGAGAGCAGCACACCGCGGGCGCCGTCGATGGACGCCTCCAGCAGCGGCGAGGAGATCGCCATCTCGGCGGCGGCCACCGCGCGGTCGTCGCCGCGGGCCGAGCCGATACCCATCAGGGCCGAGCCGGCCTCGGACATGACCGACTTGACGTCGGCGAAGTCGAGGTTGATGAGGCCCGGGGTGGTGATGAGGTCGGTGATGCCCTGGACACCGGAGAGCAGGACCTGGTCGGCCGACTTGAAGGCGTCCAGCACCGAGACCTGGCGGTCCGAGATGGACAGCAGCCGGTCGTTCGGGATGACGATCAGGGTGTCGACCTCTTCGCGGAGCTCGGCGATGCCGTCCTCGGCCTGGTTCGCGCGGCGCCGTCCCTCGAAGGTGAACGGGCGCGTCACCACACCGATGGTGAGGGCACCGAGCGAGCGGGCGATGTTGGCCACGACGGGTGCGCCGCCGGTGCCGGTGCCGCCGCCTTCACCGGCTGTCACGAAGACCATGTCGGCCCCCTTGAGGACCTCCTCGATCTCCTCGCGGTGGTCCTCGGCGGCCTTGCGGCCCACGGCCGGGTTGGCTCCGGCGCCGAGTCCGCGGGTGAGTTCACGGCCGACGTCCAGCTTGACGTCGGCGTCGCTCATCAACAGAGCTTGCGCGTCGGTGTTGATGGCGATGAACTCGACGCCCTTGAGACCGACCTCGATCATCCGGTTGATGGCATTGACACCACCGCCGCCGACACCGATGACTTTGATGACTGCGAGGTAGTTCTGCGGTGCTGCCACGTCGAAGGCCTCTCGCCTCGAGTTACGTGTCGCCGAATCACCGTGGCGCGCTGCGCCCCGCGACCCGACGACTGATGCCGAATGGGACGGTCCGTATCGCCGACCCGAACCCTAACCCTGAAGTTTAGGGTTACCAGTGTGTCTGTTCCTTGGAGTCTTCTGAACAGGACACTAAGTCGACAAGTGGCGCACGTTCAACGAACACGCCGAACCTCCCGTTTTTCTTTTCACCCTATGTGATCAGCCGTAGCACTGCCCAACCAGGGTGCTGGCCTGCGCGGATGTGCGTCAACTCCCTGATGACGCGGGCGCGGTGGGAACACTCACGTCGAAGTACCGCGCACCGGGCGAGGCTTTCATCAGGGCGGTGAGCGTACGGGCCTTCGCGGCACCCTGCTCGCTGCTCCCCCAGACGACCGTACGGCCGTTCCGCAACTCCAGCGAGATGTCGTCGTAGGAACGGACCTTGACGGTCCGTGTGTCGCGGGCGACGGCGGCCGGAACGGCACGGGCGACGCCGACCGCCTCGCGCACCAGCCGGGACTCACCGAAGCGGCGCAGGCTGGCGGCGGCGGAGCTGGACCGGGAGAGCGTCAATTCCAGTGCGGGCACGCCTTTCGGCGCCTTGGAAACCGTGGCGAAACGGACACCCTCATCGTCCACTTCGACGAACTTTCCGCCCTTTTGGACAATCAGAACCGGAGTCCGCTCGACCACTTTCAGGTCGATTCCCGTGGGCCAGGAACGGGCCACGTCAACCGAGTCAATTCGGGGCAATTTCTGACGCAGTCGCGTCTCGATCGCTTCGGTGTCGACGGAAATCAGCGGTTTCCCGAGGGGGACGTCGGCGGCCGCCTCGACCTGAGCCGGCGTCAGGACACGTGTCCCCGACACGGAGACCTGCTCGGCGCGCAGCCAGTCGGAGCCGTAGAACAGCCACACCGTCGGGATGCCGAGGAACACCAGGACGAGACCCAGGATGACGATCGCGCGAAGCCGGGCCCGCCTCGACCTCAGGAGGGGCGGCGGGCCGGACGACTGCTGCTGGCGTTCACCGCGCTCGGCGGTGGTCGATCCGGCCACGCTCCCTGCCTTCCGTCATACAGTCCTAGCGGTGTGCACGGCTGGCGGCGATCGCCTCGTACACCATGCCGACGAGCAGGTCGTCGGCGTCCCGGCGGCCGAACTCGGCGGCGGCGCGGGACATCTGGTACAGCCGGTGCGGGTCGGCGAGCACGGGCAGGACGTTCTGCTGGACCCACTCGGGGGTCAGCTCCGCGTCGTCGACCAGCAGACCGCCGCCGGCCTTGACCACCGGCTGGGCGTTGAGCCGCTGTTCGCCGTTGCCGATGGGCAGCGGAACGTAGGCGGCCGGGAGCCCGACGGCGGAGAGCTCGGCGACGGTCATCGCGCCCGCGCGGCACAGCATCATGTCGGCCGCGGCGTACGCGAGGTCCATCCGGTCCAGGTAACTTACCGGGATGTAGGGGGGCATTCCCGGCATCTGCTGGACGCGCAACAGTTCGTTCTTCGGTCCCACCGCGTGCAGGATCTGGATTCCGGCCTGCTGGAGCCAGGGCGCGACCGTCTGCACGACCTCGTTCAGGCGGCGGGCGCCCTGGGAGCCGCCGGAGACCAGCAGCGTGGGCAGGTTCGGGTCGAGCCCGAACGCGGCACGGGCCTCGGGGCGCACGGCGGCCCGGTCCAGGGTGGCGATGGAGCGGCGCAGCGGGATGCCGATGTAGCGGGCGCCCCGCAGCTTGCTGTCCGGGGTGGAGACGGCGACCTGGCTGGCGTACCGCGAGCCGATCTTGTTGGCCAGGCCCGGGCGGGCGTTGGCCTCGTGGATGACGATCGGCACGCCCAGGCGCTTGGCCGCGAGGTAGCCGGGCAGGGCGACGTAGCCGCCGAAGCCGACCACGGCGTCCGCCTTGGTGCGCTCCAGGATCTGCTCGGTCGCCTTGATGGTGCCGCGCAGTCGGCCCGGGACGGTGATCAGCTCGGGGGTGGGCTTGCGTGGCAGCGGTACGGCGGGGATCAGCGCGAGTTCGTACCCGCGCTCGGGTACGAGACGGGTCTCGAGGCCGCGCTCCGTGCCCAGGGCCGTGATGCCCACGGTCGGATCCTGCCTGCGCAGGGCATCCGCGAGGGCGAGCGCGGGCTCGATGTGGCCCGCGGTTCCTCCGCCGGCGAGTACGACATGCACCGAAATTCACCGCTCTCCGGACGAGCGCGCCGCCGAGGCGCGCCGTCGCATCGTGTTCCATCTCCGGGGACTCCGACCGGAACCGGTTCCCCCAGTCCCCCGCTTTCTACCAAAGCGGGGTTGCCGCATCGCAAGCGCTGCCCGCGCAGCGGGCTCGTCTCGCGCGAAGGCGATCAGCAGCCCGATGGCGAACATGGTCGGCAGCAGGGCGGATCCCCCGTAGGAGAACAGCGGGAGGGGGACGCCGGCGATCGGCAGCAGACCGAGCACCGCACCGATGTTGATCACGGCCTGGGCCGTGATCCAGGTGGTCACACCTCCCGCGGCATACCTCACGAAGGGGTCCTCCGTGCGTCCGGCCACGCGGATACCCGCATAGCCTAGAGCCGCGAAGAGGGCGAGTACCGACAGCGTCCCCGCCAGGCCCAGTTCCTCACCGGTGACGGCGAAGATGAAGTCGGTGTGGGCTTCGGGGAGTTGACCCCATTTCTCCACACTCGCACCCAGCCCGGAGCCGAAAATTCCGCCGGAGGCGAGAGCGTAGATGCCGTGCACGGCCTGCCAGCAGTCGACGGGTCCCGACTGGGGTTCGGTGGCGCCGAGGCACTGCAGGCGCGCCATGCGGTTCGGGCTGGTCTTGATGAGGATCAGGCCGAGTACGGCGGCGATGGACAGCACTCCGGCGAACAGGCGCGTGGGCGCGCCGGCCAGCCAGAGCAGGCCGAACAGGATGGCCGTGAGGATGATCGCGGTGCCCATGTCGCCACCGATCATGATCAGACCGAGCAGCATGAAGGCGGCCGGGACCAGCGGGACGAGCATGTGCTTCCACTGGGTCAGCAGCCTCTTGTCCTGCTTGCGGGCGAGCAGGTCGGCGCCCCACAGCACGAGGGCGAGCTTGCCGAACTCGCTGGGCTGGATCTGGAAGGAGCCGCCGAGCGCGATCCAGTTCTGGTTGCCGTTGACCGACACTCCTATCCCGGGGACCTGCACCAGGGTCATGAGGAAGACGGCGCCGGCGAGGATCGGATAGGCCAGGGCCCGGTGCAGCTTCACCGGCATCCGCGAGGCGGCGAACAGCAGTCCGGCGCCGAGTACGGCTGCGAGCAGCTGCTTGCGGAAGAAGTACGAGCCCGGCAGCGACATCTGCAGCGCGGTGATCTGGGAGGCCGAGTAGACCATCACCAGGCCCAGCACGGTGATCAGCGCACTGCCGCCGAAGATGAGGTAGTAGGCGGTCAGCGGCCGGTCCCAGCCCCTGCGCGCACGGGTGTAGAAGGCCAGGACGCGGTTCTCGCGGGCGAGCCGGGGCGACGCGGGGCGCTTGGGAGTGCGGGGGACCGGAGGCCGTCCGGTGCGGCTGGTGGGCATCGCCGCTCACCCCGCCGTGCCGGGAGGCAACGTTCCGTAGCGAACGCTCCCCGGCCGCTCGGGCACCAGCCACATCCGTGTCACGCGTCCCTCCCAGATACGCCCGGCACCGCCGCCGGGCGAGGCGGACCCGGGTCAGCCGTCGACGGAGCCGAGCTCGCGAACGGCGTCCGCGAAAGCGTCCCCGCGCTTGTTGTAGTTGGCGAACATGTCCATGGAGGCACAGGCCGGAGCCAGCAGTACCGTGTCACCGGCGTGAGCGAGCCGCCGCGCCTCCTGGACCGCCGCACGCATCGCCCCAGTGTCGGTCCGGTCCAGGTCGACGACCGGTACTTCCGGGGCGTGTCGCGCCAGGGCTTCGCGGATCAGCGCGCGGTCCGCGCCGATCAGCACGACCCCGCGCAGCCGCGGCGCCGACTTGGCGACCAGCTCGTCGAAGGTCGCGCCCTTGGCGAGCCCGCCCGCGATCCACACGATCGACTCGTAGGCGGCCAACGAGGCTTGTGCGGCGTGAGTGTTGGTGGCCTTGGAGTCGTCGACGTAGGCGACCCCGTCCACGTCGGCCACGTGCGCGATGCGGTGGGCGTCCGGGGTGAACGCCCGCAGGCCGTCCCGTACGGCCTTGGCGGGCACGCCGTACGCCCGCGCGAGGGCCGCCGCCGCGAGGGCGTTGGCGATGTTGTGCGGGGCCGGCGGGTTGACGTCGGCGACCTCGGCGAGCTCCTGGGCGTTCTTCTGCCGGTTCTCGACGAAGGCGCGGTCGACCAGGATGCCTTCGACGACGCCGAGTTGGGACGGTGCGGGCGTGCCGCGGGTGAAGCCGATGGCCCGGCAGCCCTCCTCGACGTCGGCCTCGCGCACCAGGTCCTCGGTGGCCTTGTCGGCGGCGTTGTAGACGCAGGCGACGCGATTGCCCTCGTAGATACGGCCCTTGTCGGCGGCGTACGCCTCCATGGAGCCGTGCCAGTCGAGGTGGTCGGGGGCGAGGTTGAGCACGGCGGCCGAGTGGGCGCGCAGCGACGGCGCCCAGTGGAGCTGGTAGCTGGACAGCTCCACGGCCAGTACGTCGTACTGCTCGTCGCCGAGGACCGCGTCCAGCAGGGAGACGCCGATGTTGCCGACGGCGGCCGTGCGCAGGCCCGCCGCCTTCAGGATCGAGGCGAGCATCTGGACGGTGGTGGTCTTGCCGTTGGTGCCCGTGACGGCGAGCCACGGGGCCGCGTCGGGACCGCGCAGGCGCCAGGCCAGCTCGACGTCGCCCCAGACGGGGACGCCCGCCTTCGCCGCCGCCGCGAACAGCGGCTTGTCCGGCTTCCAGCCGGGCGCGGTGACGATCAGCTCGGTGCCCTCGGGCAGGGTGTCGCCGTCACCGAGGCGCACGGTGATGCCGAGCGCCTCCAGTTCGGCGGCCTGCGCCTGCGCGCGCTCGTCGGCGCCGTCGTTGACGGCCGTGACGATCGCGCCGAGGCCGTGCAGCACCTTGGCCGCCGGGACGCCGGAGACGCCGAGCCCGGCGACGGTGACGTGCTTGCCCTTGAGCTCCGAAGACACCGAGGTGGTCACTTGTCCGCTGCCCATCCTGCATAGAAGAGGCCCAGTCCGACGATCACACAAATGCCCTGAATGATCCAGAAGCGGACCACGACGAGCACTTCGGACCAGCCCTTGAGTTCGAAGTGGTGCTGGAGTGGCGCCATCCGGAAGACGCGCTTACCGGTGAGGCGGAAGGAGCCGACCTGGATCACCACGGACATGGTGATCAGGACGAAGAGGCCGCCGAGGATGGCGAGCAGCAGTTCGGTGCGGGAGCAGATCGCGAGGCCGGCGAGCACACCGCCGAGCGCGAGCGAACCGGTGTCGCCCATGAAGATCTTGGCCGGCGAGGTGTTCCACCACAGGAAGCCCAGGCAGGCGCCCATCAGCGCGGAGGCGACCACCGCGAGGTCGAGGGGATCACGCACCTCGTAGCAGGCGCCCGGGTTGGTCAGCGTCTGCGCGTTGGCGCAGGACTCCTGGAACTGCCAGACGCCGATGAAGGTGTAGGCGCCGAAGACGAGCACCGAGGCGCCGGTGGCCAGACCGTCCAGACCGTCGGTGAGGTTCACGCCGTTCGACATCGCGAGGATCATGAACAGCGCCCAGACGACGAACAGCACGGGTCCGATCGTCCAGCCGAAGTCCGTGATGAACGACAGCTTCGTGGAGGCCGGGGTGTTGCCGCGGTTGTCCGCGAACTGCAGCGAGAGCACCGCGAAGGCGATGCCGACGATCAGCTGGCCGGCCATCTTCGCCTTGGCCCGCAGACCCAGCGAACGCCGCTTGACGATCTTGATGTAGTCGTCGAGGAAGCCGACCAGGCCCATGCCGACCATCAGACCGAGCACCAGCAGACCCGAGAAGGTCGGCGCCGCGTCGGCCTCCGGGTCCAGATAGCCCGTGATCACCTTGGCCAGGAAGTACGCGGCGACCGTCGCCAGGATGAAGGCGATACCGCCCATGGTCGGCGTACCGCGCTTGCTGGCGTGCTCGCGCGGGCCGTCGTCGCGGATGTACTGGCCGTAGCCCTTGCGCGCGAGCAGCTTGATCAGCAGCGGGGTGCCGACCAGTGTCAGGAAGAGGCCAATGACTCCTGCGAACAGGATCTGCTTCATCATCGGGCGGAAACCTCACCCTCGGCACCGGACTCGAGCAGCGCCTGGGCCACGCTCTCGAGGCCGACCGAACGGGACGCCTTCACGAGTACGACGTCCCCCGGGCGCAACTCGCTGCGCAACAGGTCGACCGCCGCCTGTGCGTCGGACACGTGCACCGACTCCTCACCCCACGAACCCTCGTTATATGCGCCCAGTTGCAGCCAGGCGGCTTCCCTGCCACCGACCGCGACGAGCTTGCTGACGTTGAGCCGGACGGCGAGCCGTCCGACCGCGTCGTGCTCGGCGAGAGCCTCGTCCCCGAGCTCGGCCATCTTGCCGAGCACCGCCCACGTACGACGCCCCTTGCCGATCGCCGCGAGCGCGCGCAGAGCGGCCCGCATGGACTCGGGGTTCGCGTTGTAGGCGTCGTTGACGACCGTCACGCCGTCCGGGCGCTCGGTGACCTCCATCCGCCAGCGGGAGAGGGAGCCCGCCTCGGAGAGCGCGACGGCGATCTCGTCTGCGGACATGCCCAACTCGTGGGCGACGGCGGCCGCGGCGAGCGCGTTCGACACGTGGTGCTCACCGTACAGGCGCATGGTCACATCGCTTGCACCGGAGGGTGTGTGAAGCCTGAACGCGGGCTGTCCCGTGTCCGTGAGTCGCACGTTCTCGGCGGACACGTCCGCTTCGTCGGACTCTCCGAAAAGGATCACCTTCGCCTTCGTGCGGGTGGCCATGGCCCGCACGTAGGGGTCGTCCGCGTTGAGGACGGCGGTCCCGTCCTCCGGGAGGGCCTCGACGAGTTCGCCCTTGGCCTGTGCGATCTGCTCACGGCCGCCGAACTCGCCGATGTGGGCGCTGCCGACGTTGAGGACCAGGCCGATCTTCGGGGGCGTCAGACCGGCGAGGTAGCGGATGTGGCCGATGCCGCGGGCGCCCATCTCCAGGACCAGGAACCGGGTCTCCTCGGTGGCGCTGAGCGCGGTCAGCGGCAGTCCGATCTCGTTGTTGAGCGAGCCGGGCGTGAACACCGTCGGCGCCTTGCGCTGGAGCACCTGCGCGATGAGGTCCTTGGTGCTGGTCTTGCCCGCCGAGCCGGTGAGGGCGACGAGCGTGGCGCCGAGACGTCGTACGACGTGCCGCGCGAGGGCGCCGAGGGCGGTCTGGACGTCGTCCACGACGATCGCGGGCACGCCGACGGGCCGGGTGCCGAGCACGGCCACCGCTCCCGCCTCGACGACCGCGGCCGCGAAGTCGTGGCCGTCCACGCGCTCGCCGGCGAAGGCGGCGAACAGGCTGCCCGGCCCCGCCTCGCGGGAGTCCCGGACGACCGGGCCGGTGACCTGGACGGTCGGATCCGGTATGTCGTGCGTCTGCCCGCCGACGACTTCTGCGATCTCGGCGAGGGAGAGGGCGATCACAAGTTCATCCCCTGGATCATGCGGGATTTCATCCCTGGGTCTTCTGAATGGCTTCGCGAAGCACCTGGCGGTCGTCGAAGGGACGGACCACCCCGGCGATGTCCTGGCCCTGCTCGTGGCCCTTGCCCGCGACCAGCACGGTGTCGCCGGGCTCGGCACG
The genomic region above belongs to Streptomyces coeruleorubidus and contains:
- a CDS encoding UDP-N-acetylmuramoyl-tripeptide--D-alanyl-D-alanine ligase — protein: MIALSLAEIAEVVGGQTHDIPDPTVQVTGPVVRDSREAGPGSLFAAFAGERVDGHDFAAAVVEAGAVAVLGTRPVGVPAIVVDDVQTALGALARHVVRRLGATLVALTGSAGKTSTKDLIAQVLQRKAPTVFTPGSLNNEIGLPLTALSATEETRFLVLEMGARGIGHIRYLAGLTPPKIGLVLNVGSAHIGEFGGREQIAQAKGELVEALPEDGTAVLNADDPYVRAMATRTKAKVILFGESDEADVSAENVRLTDTGQPAFRLHTPSGASDVTMRLYGEHHVSNALAAAAVAHELGMSADEIAVALSEAGSLSRWRMEVTERPDGVTVVNDAYNANPESMRAALRALAAIGKGRRTWAVLGKMAELGDEALAEHDAVGRLAVRLNVSKLVAVGGREAAWLQLGAYNEGSWGEESVHVSDAQAAVDLLRSELRPGDVVLVKASRSVGLESVAQALLESGAEGEVSAR